The genomic interval TTCCACCGACAAGGCTTAAAATTACAGATTCAACAAGAAATTGGTAAAGGATATGCTTCTTTGTTGCCCCCACAGCCTTCCTTACCCCTATCTCTTTTGTTCTTTCGGTTACAGAGACAAGCATAATGTTCATAATGCCTATTCCACCAACAATAAGGGATATTCCAACAATCCCTGCAACAATTAAGGTTATTATTGAGGTTGTCTTTTTGAAGCTTTCAAGTATGTCCTGCTGTGTTTGAACCTTAAAATCGTCTGCCTTGCCCTCTTTGATTTTGTGCCTTTTCCTTAAAATCTTTTCAATTACCTCTTTTACCTGATTTATTTTTTCAAGGTTTTTAATTGTTAATTGAATGTATATGTGGTCTTTTAAGTTTTTGCCTTTTATGTCAATTACTGTGCTAAACGGCATAAATACATAATCGTCCATGCTTCTGCCGAAAAATGAGCCTTTCTTTTCCATTACTCCAATTATTTTTACAGGAACATTGTCTATTAAGATAAACTTGCCAATAGGGTTTTCCCCTAATTTCAGGCTGTCAACAACCTCTTTCCCAAGCACGCAAACCTTTCTTCTATGCTTTAAGTCAAGGTAATTTATAAACCTTCCTGTTTCAACATACTGGCCGTTAATGTCCTGATATAGGGGATAAACGCCGTAGAGGCTTGATGAATGGCTTAATTTTTTGGAACTTGCATTGCAGGAAGCAAACACTATGGGGGCAAGGTTTTCAATATCATCAATTTGCTTTTTTAAAACAAGTGCATCTTCCATTGTAAGTTTCGGGGGTTCTTTTAACAGCTCAATAAAGTTTGTTGTGGCGCGGTAAGGCTGAATTGTAATAATGTTTGTTCCCATCTGCTCCTGCTGAACCTGAATTGTGTTAAATATGCCCTGCACAAGGGAAATAATTGTTATGACAGAAGCAACTCCTATTATTATCCCCAAAGTTGTTAGAAAACTTCTTAATTTATTGGCTTTAATTGAGCGAAGGGCAAGCTTTATGTTTTCTATAATCAATTTTTATACTCCTTAATTATCTTTCCGTCTTTAAGTACTATTGTCCTTTCAGTTTCTTTCCCTATTTCAGTTTCGTGGGTAACTAAAACAATTGTTTTCCCCTCTTCGTGAATCTTATGAAATAAATTGAGAATTTCTTCCGTGGTTTTTGAATCAAGGTTTCCTGTCGGCTCGTCAGCAAGGATAATTGAGGGCTCGTTAACAAGTGCCCTTGCAATTGCAACCCTTTGCCTCTGCCCACCAGACAATTGATTTGGTTTATGCTTCATTCTGTCTGCAATACCCATTTTATCAAGGTAGTATTCAACTATTTCTTTTCTCCTTTTTTTAGGGATTCCAGCATAGATTAAAGGGGTTTCAACATTTTCAAATGCAGTCAGGCCTTTTATAAGGTTGAATGTCTGAAAAACAAAGCCTATCTCTTTGTTTCTTATTTTAGATGCCTGAATATCATCTAAAAAAGAGACATCTTTCCCCTTTAAAAAGTATTTTCCTTCAGTTGGAGAATCAAGGATACCGATTATATTCATTAAGGTTGACTTTCCTGAACCGCTTGCCCCCATTATTCCTAAAAATTCCCCCTCTTTAATATTGAGGCTTATTCCGTCAACAGCCCTTAATTCCGTTTCACCCATTTTATAAAGCTTCTTAATTTTCTCTAATTTTATCAGTATGTTATCACTCATTTTTAAAGTTAATCTTATCTCCGTTTTTAAGGGTTTTCAAGACTCTATAAGGGCCTGTAACAACTGTATCGTTTTCGCTTAATCCTTCCTTTACTTCAACATAAAAATCGTTTGATATGCCTGTTTTAATATATGTTTTTTTCGCTATTTTGTTTTTAACTTTAAAACAGTACTCTTTGCCGCTTTCCTCTTTTCTTACCGCCTCAATAGGTATAATTAATGCATTTTTGCTCTCTCTTACCTTAATCTCAGCCCTGCCGCTCATTCCTGGTTTTATTTTTGGATTTATCTCCTCAAAATCAATTTTAACCTTAAAAAGGGATACATCCCTGCCAGCAGGTTTTTCTGCTGATTCAGATATCTGCTTCACAATACCCTTGAAAACTTTGTTATCAAAAGCGTCAAGGTGGATATCCGCTTCCATCCCTTTTTTTAATAGGACAGAATCAACCTCGTTTACATCAACTTCAAGCTCAAGCTTATTCATATCGCTTAAAACCATAATTATTGAGCCCGGATTGTTTATTGTCCCCTGGATTACCTGCTCTCCAACCTCTTTTCTAAGGCTCGTTACCTTTCCGTCTATTGGCGCAACAATCTTTGTTTTTGAAAGGTTTTCTAAAGCCTTTGCAAGGTTTGCGTTTGCCTGCTTAATGTAAAATTCCTGCTGGGATACATTCAACTTCTTTGACTCAAATTGATTTTTTGCATTTTCAAATTCTTCTTTTGATAGTATCCCGGATTTAAAAAGCTTTAATTTTCTTTTAAAATCCTTTTCACTCTGTTTTAAATCTATCTTTAACTGCTCCAAAACAAGCTTCTGCTTTTTTAATTCTGCTTTAAGTCTTGAAACTTCGCTTTTATAGTTTTTGTCGTCTATTCTGCAGAGTAAATCTCCTTTTTTAACAAAATCCCCTTCCTTTACTGGAAGTTCAACAATTTTGCCCATTATTTCAGACATTACTGTAACTGTTTTGACAGGCTTAACAGTTCCTGTCCCTGAAATTGTTTCTGAAATATCCTTTTTCTCAACCTTTTTAACCTTAACAAATTTTCCGTTGTCTCTATTTTTTAGCACTCCTGCAATTACAAAAAGAATTATAACTCCAGCAATAATTAGATACTTTTTCATTTTTCTCCCTTAATTTAAACCAACAAAACAGAAATAACGATTAAAGCAATATACGGGATAAATACTGTTAAAAAAGACTTTGTTAAGCTCTCCTCTGTAAAAATATGAAAGCCTATTCCTAAAAGTGAAGCAAACCATATTCCAAAAATATCAATTTTTGTAAAAAGGGTATAAAGTTTCTTTCCTAACGCTTGAGATGAAAAGTAATATCCAAGGTTAGTTGGCATAAGGCTTTCCACAGGTGTTGTTTTAAAATCAGTAATAAGCAGAATGATAATAAAAATAATTGTTGACAAAAGGTAAACAAAAAATGCGTTTCCTGTTATAGCAAGTGCATCTTTAAAACTTAAATCAGAAGTGTAAACCTTGGCCATTGTGAAAAGGTAAAGCGCCACTATTAACAAAAAGAAAAATGAACCGACAAAAGCCCCTATTGGCATTGCATATTTTGCTACTTTTGACTGCATATTTATTATCTGGTCTGCCTGTTCTTTTGAGAATTGTTGCATTTTCTCTGATTTTTCAAGTTTTTGAGTGATTACATATTTCATATCAGCGTTAAAAGCGTAATAACCTGTGGCAGCAGTTGAAAGAATAACTGTTAACAAAAAAGGAAGCCAGAAAGTCTTTTTTTCCTTTAATTTTTCAAATCCCTTAAAGGGCGAGGTAATTACCTCAAAGGCAAGCTTCAAAGATTCCATTTAAACCTCCCGGTCTTAATTCATATTAATTATTACGATAAAAGGAAAATTTTGTTTTAAATTAACCTAAAGCAAAAATAATTGCCCCGACAAATCCCCTTAGAAAAATTGCTATACCTATAAGAAATAAGGGGTCAACCATCCCTTTACAACAAAAAGAAAGAACTGCCAATATTCCAATTAAACAATGAAAAGCGTACATATTGGCCTTTGCATAAAGCATTCTTTCCCTTTCATCCCCTGCCTTTTTCACAAAAACATGAAGTGCAATCAAAGAGAAAAAAGCAAATCCTGCAAGCCCAAATAAACTCATAAAAATTAACATTAAAGACCCCGCCACAATGTCAATGTAATTGTGAGCTTCAACCTGGTTAAATATTTTCTTCATTATTTTCCTCCTCAAGAGTAAAAATTTCTTCAACATTTACACCGAAAACCTTTGCCATTTTCAAGGCAATTACCACTGAAGGCACATACTTGCCTTTTTCAATTGAATTGATAGTCTGCCTTGAAACACCAACTTTTTTTGCTAAATCTTCCTGGGTTAAATCGTACATAGCACGAAAAACCTTGATTTTGTTTTTCAGCATAAGAGAACCCCTTTTCTGATTCCAATCTTTAAAGATTCTAATAATAAAATCATTAAAACCTCCAAAAAGTTAATAGTAACAATAATAATGTAAATAAAAGTTAACTTTTTGTCAAGTATTCTTTACATTTTTTCAAACAAATTTTACATTAATAAATAAAAGGGATTGATAATTAAAACAAAAAAAGGGGGATAATTCCCCCTTTTTGATTTATTACTTGTTTTTATTTTGCTTAACTTACTTCTTTACCTATGAGTTTGAGCCTTGCCATTGCCCTCATTAATGCAGCCCTTGCTCTTTCAATGTCGGTGTTTTCGTCAGGGTGCTCAAGCCTTTCTTTTGCTCTCTTTAATGCAGCCATAGCCCTTTCAGCATCAATTTCTTCTGGCAATTCAGCTGTCCTGCAAAGCATGGTAACCTTATCAGGTAAAACTTCCACAAAGCCGCCTGTTACGGCAAGTTTCTTATTATCCCCTGTAATGTCGGTAAAACTAAGTAT from Thermotomaculum hydrothermale carries:
- a CDS encoding ABC transporter permease, translated to MIIENIKLALRSIKANKLRSFLTTLGIIIGVASVITIISLVQGIFNTIQVQQEQMGTNIITIQPYRATTNFIELLKEPPKLTMEDALVLKKQIDDIENLAPIVFASCNASSKKLSHSSSLYGVYPLYQDINGQYVETGRFINYLDLKHRRKVCVLGKEVVDSLKLGENPIGKFILIDNVPVKIIGVMEKKGSFFGRSMDDYVFMPFSTVIDIKGKNLKDHIYIQLTIKNLEKINQVKEVIEKILRKRHKIKEGKADDFKVQTQQDILESFKKTTSIITLIVAGIVGISLIVGGIGIMNIMLVSVTERTKEIGVRKAVGATKKHILYQFLVESVILSLVGGIIGILIGLGLGFLISKMIPNFPGMYVPFWGILLAFIFSSLVGVIFGVFPAYKAAKLNPIDALRYE
- a CDS encoding ABC transporter ATP-binding protein → MGETELRAVDGISLNIKEGEFLGIMGASGSGKSTLMNIIGILDSPTEGKYFLKGKDVSFLDDIQASKIRNKEIGFVFQTFNLIKGLTAFENVETPLIYAGIPKKRRKEIVEYYLDKMGIADRMKHKPNQLSGGQRQRVAIARALVNEPSIILADEPTGNLDSKTTEEILNLFHKIHEEGKTIVLVTHETEIGKETERTIVLKDGKIIKEYKN
- a CDS encoding efflux RND transporter periplasmic adaptor subunit, with amino-acid sequence MKKYLIIAGVIILFVIAGVLKNRDNGKFVKVKKVEKKDISETISGTGTVKPVKTVTVMSEIMGKIVELPVKEGDFVKKGDLLCRIDDKNYKSEVSRLKAELKKQKLVLEQLKIDLKQSEKDFKRKLKLFKSGILSKEEFENAKNQFESKKLNVSQQEFYIKQANANLAKALENLSKTKIVAPIDGKVTSLRKEVGEQVIQGTINNPGSIIMVLSDMNKLELEVDVNEVDSVLLKKGMEADIHLDAFDNKVFKGIVKQISESAEKPAGRDVSLFKVKIDFEEINPKIKPGMSGRAEIKVRESKNALIIPIEAVRKEESGKEYCFKVKNKIAKKTYIKTGISNDFYVEVKEGLSENDTVVTGPYRVLKTLKNGDKINFKNE
- a CDS encoding YIP1 family protein codes for the protein MESLKLAFEVITSPFKGFEKLKEKKTFWLPFLLTVILSTAATGYYAFNADMKYVITQKLEKSEKMQQFSKEQADQIINMQSKVAKYAMPIGAFVGSFFFLLIVALYLFTMAKVYTSDLSFKDALAITGNAFFVYLLSTIIFIIILLITDFKTTPVESLMPTNLGYYFSSQALGKKLYTLFTKIDIFGIWFASLLGIGFHIFTEESLTKSFLTVFIPYIALIVISVLLV
- a CDS encoding helix-turn-helix transcriptional regulator; amino-acid sequence: MLKNKIKVFRAMYDLTQEDLAKKVGVSRQTINSIEKGKYVPSVVIALKMAKVFGVNVEEIFTLEEENNEENI
- a CDS encoding F0F1 ATP synthase subunit epsilon → MAETMHFSLVTPERSVFEIEVKEVTIPAYEGEMQALPMHTPYFAKLGIGILSFTDITGDNKKLAVTGGFVEVLPDKVTMLCRTAELPEEIDAERAMAALKRAKERLEHPDENTDIERARAALMRAMARLKLIGKEVS